In the Apteryx mantelli isolate bAptMan1 chromosome 1, bAptMan1.hap1, whole genome shotgun sequence genome, one interval contains:
- the LOC136991595 gene encoding RNA-binding protein 25-like, translating to EEEEEEEEEEEEEEEEEEEEEEEEEEEEEEEEEEEEEEEEEEEEEEEEEEEEEEEEEEEEEEEEEEEEEEEEEEEEEEEEEEEEEEEEEEEEEEEEEEEEEEEEEEEEEEEEEEEEEEEEEEEEEEEEEEEEEEEGEEEEEEEEEEEEEEEEEEEEEEEEEEEEEEEEEEEEEEEEEEEEEEEEEEEEEEEEEEEEEEEEEEEEEEEEEEEEEEEEEEEEEEEEEEEEEEEEEEEEEEEEEEEEEEEEEEEEEEEEEEEEEEEEEEEEEEEEEEEEEEEEEEEEEEEEEEEEEEEEEEEEEEEEEEEEEEEEEEEEEEEEEEEEEEEEEEEEEEEEEEEEEEEEEEEEEEEEEEEEEGEEEEEEEEEEEEEEEEEEEEEEEEEEEEEEEEEEEEEEEEEEEEEEEEEEEEEEEEEEEEEEEEEEEEEEEEEEEEEKKKKRRRRRRKVHSRMEWQGLRSKGSDQVLYASYFSLRCTLEASFR from the coding sequence gaggaggaggaggaggaagaggaggaggaggaagaggaggaagaggaagaggaggaagaggaagaggaggaagaggaggaagaggaagaggaggaagaggaggaagaggaagaggaagaggaggaagaggaagaggaggaggaggaagaggaagaggaggaggaggaagaggaggaggaggaagaggaggaggaggaagaggaggaggaggaagaagaggaggaggaagaagaggaggaggaggaagaagaagaggaggaggaagaagaagaggaggaagaggaggaggaggaggaagaagaagaggaggaagaggaggaggaggaggaagaggaggaggaggaagaggaggaggaggaagaggaggaggaggaagaggaggaggaggaagaagaagaagaagaaggggaggaagaagaagaagaggaggaagaggaggaggaagaagaggaggaggaagaggaggaggaggaagaagaagaggaggaagaagaagaggaggaagaagaagaggaggaagaagaagaggaggaagaagaagaggaggaggaagaagaggaggaagaggaagaggaggaagaggaagaggaggaggaggaagaggaggaggaggaagaggaggaggaggaagaggaagaggaggaagaggaagaggaagaggaggaggaggaagaggaggaggaggaagaggaggaggaggaagaggaggaggaggaagaggaagaggaggaagaggaagaggaggaagaggaagaggaggaagaggaagaggaggaagaggaagaggaggaagaggaagaggaggaggaggaagaggaagaggaggaggaggaagaggaggaggaggaagaggaggaggaggaagaggaggaggaggaagaagaggaggaggaagaagaggaggaggaggaagaagaagaggaggaggaagaagaagaggaggaagaggaggaggaggaggaagaagaagaggaggaagaggaggaggaggaggaagaggaggaggaggaagaggaggaggaggaagaggaggaggaggaagaggaggaggaggaagaagaagaagaagaaggggaggaagaagaagaagaggaggaagaggaggaggaagaagaggaggaggaagaggaggaggaggaagaagaagaggaggaagaagaagaggaggaagaagaagaggaggaagaagaagaggaggaggaagaagaggaggaggaggaagaagaagaggaggaggaagaagaagaggaggaggaagaagaagaggaggaggaagaagaagaggaggaggaagaagaagaagaaaagaagaagaaaagaagaagaagaagaagaaaagtccATTCAAGAATGGAGTGGCAAGGACTTAGGAGTAAGGGCTCAGATCAGGTCCTGTATGCCAGTTATTTCTCTCTCAGATGCACTTTAGAAGCTTCTTTCAGGTGA